A window from Shewanella livingstonensis encodes these proteins:
- the aguA gene encoding agmatine deiminase, which produces MTNVTVDATPLSTKPSQDGFHMPAEWAAQQAVWMLWPHRPDNWRSAGAYAQATFANVADAIGAVTPVYMGVPKAFLTQAKTVMPAHVTLVEIDSDDCWARDTGPTVVVNAKGECRGIDWGFNAWGGHNGGLYSPWDKDEQVAQQMNAQHGFEAYRAPLILEGGSIHVDGEGTCMTSAECLLNSNRNPDLTREQIEAYLSEYLNVQQFIWLEDGVYMDETDGHIDNMCCFARPGEVILHWTDDEADPQYLRSKAALDVLQNAVDAQGRKLKIHLMPQPGPLYCTEEEAQGVEEGTGVPRTAGERLAGSYVNFLITNQRIVFPLLDPATDDIAAQKLQDIFPEYEIVGVPAREILLGGGNIHCITQQIPSGQ; this is translated from the coding sequence ATGACAAACGTGACTGTGGATGCCACACCATTATCTACAAAGCCATCACAAGATGGTTTTCACATGCCAGCAGAATGGGCGGCGCAGCAAGCTGTGTGGATGCTTTGGCCACATCGTCCAGACAACTGGCGCTCTGCTGGGGCTTATGCTCAAGCAACATTTGCAAACGTTGCCGATGCCATTGGTGCTGTCACGCCGGTATATATGGGCGTTCCTAAAGCATTTTTAACACAGGCAAAAACGGTTATGCCTGCTCACGTTACTTTGGTTGAAATCGATAGTGACGATTGCTGGGCTCGTGATACAGGCCCAACAGTCGTCGTTAATGCCAAGGGCGAATGCCGCGGTATTGATTGGGGCTTTAATGCCTGGGGTGGCCATAACGGTGGTTTATACTCTCCGTGGGATAAAGACGAGCAAGTTGCACAGCAGATGAATGCACAACATGGTTTTGAGGCTTATCGCGCGCCGCTTATTCTTGAAGGTGGCTCGATTCATGTCGACGGTGAAGGCACCTGCATGACCAGTGCCGAGTGTTTATTGAACAGCAATCGCAACCCCGATTTGACTCGTGAACAGATAGAAGCTTATTTGTCTGAGTATTTAAATGTGCAGCAGTTTATCTGGTTGGAAGATGGCGTGTACATGGATGAGACCGATGGACACATTGATAATATGTGCTGTTTTGCTCGCCCAGGCGAAGTTATTTTGCATTGGACTGATGATGAAGCCGATCCGCAATATCTTCGCTCAAAAGCGGCTTTAGATGTGTTACAAAATGCGGTAGATGCACAAGGTCGTAAGTTAAAAATTCATTTAATGCCACAACCGGGTCCGTTGTACTGCACCGAAGAAGAAGCCCAAGGCGTAGAAGAGGGCACGGGTGTACCACGCACGGCGGGTGAGCGCTTAGCGGGTTCTTACGTGAACTTTTTGATTACCAATCAGCGCATTGTGTTCCCACTGCTTGACCCTGCAACAGATGATATCGCTGCGCAAAAGTTGCAGGACATTTTCCCAGAGTATGAGATTGTCGGTGTACCTGCGCGTGAAATCTTATTAGGCGGCGGTAATATTCATTGTATTACCCAGCAGATCCCCTCTGGACAATAA
- a CDS encoding response regulator transcription factor: protein MNKLLIIEDDVSLATILARRLTRHGFECKACHNASDSLLMARQFAPSHIVLDMKLAESNGLSLIKPLRLLLPQVQMVLLTGFASIATAVEAIRLGADNYLAKPVDTQTLLKALMVTAKASGHDDIVEQPLNPKRLEWEHIQQVLANNSGNVSETARQLGMHRRTLQRKLLKKPTADNR, encoded by the coding sequence ATGAATAAATTACTGATAATTGAAGATGACGTTTCCTTAGCGACTATTTTAGCTCGCCGTCTTACTCGTCATGGATTTGAGTGCAAAGCTTGTCATAACGCCAGCGACAGTTTACTCATGGCTAGGCAGTTTGCCCCAAGTCATATTGTGCTAGACATGAAGCTGGCAGAGAGTAATGGCTTGTCGTTAATTAAGCCATTGAGGCTGCTTTTACCCCAAGTGCAAATGGTATTGTTAACCGGCTTTGCCAGTATCGCCACCGCAGTAGAAGCCATTAGATTAGGCGCAGACAACTATTTGGCAAAACCTGTCGATACTCAAACGCTGTTAAAGGCATTGATGGTCACAGCTAAAGCCTCAGGCCACGACGATATCGTAGAGCAACCGCTAAACCCAAAACGCTTAGAATGGGAACATATTCAACAAGTGCTCGCCAACAATAGTGGTAACGTATCAGAAACCGCCCGCCAACTTGGCATGCACCGCAGAACGTTACAGCGTAAGTTACTCAAAAAGCCGACTGCAGATAATCGATAG